Proteins from a single region of candidate division KSB1 bacterium:
- the eutM gene encoding ethanolamine utilization microcompartment protein EutM produces the protein MSLDALGMIETRGLVGAIEAADAMVKAAKVTLIGKEKIGGGYVTVMVRGDVGAVKAATDAGAAAAEKVGELVSVHVIPRPHAEVEMILPKRSELTSES, from the coding sequence ATGAGTCTTGATGCGCTCGGTATGATCGAAACCCGCGGCTTGGTTGGTGCGATTGAAGCGGCGGATGCGATGGTGAAAGCGGCCAAAGTCACCCTCATCGGCAAAGAAAAAATCGGCGGCGGCTATGTCACCGTGATGGTGCGCGGAGACGTGGGCGCCGTCAAAGCGGCGACCGACGCCGGCGCGGCGGCGGCGGAAAAAGTCGGTGAGCTGGTCTCGGTGCACGTGATTCCGCGCCCACATGCGGAAGTGGAAATGATTCTGCCGAAACGCAGCGAACTCACGTCGGAAAGTTAA
- a CDS encoding GatB/YqeY domain-containing protein: MTLSDKLNEDYKAAMKSGERIRIETLRLLKAQLKQEQIDKMRPLTPEEEMAVLSNAAKKRREAIDSYKQAGRDILLEKEMAELAIISSYLPQPFSPEELAQVIDAAIKETGAATAADLGRVMGKIMPQIKGRADGKLAQQMVRERLGG; encoded by the coding sequence ATGACCCTTTCAGACAAATTAAACGAAGACTACAAAGCCGCGATGAAAAGCGGCGAAAGAATACGCATCGAAACGCTGCGCCTGCTCAAAGCCCAATTGAAGCAGGAGCAAATCGACAAAATGCGGCCGCTGACGCCCGAGGAGGAAATGGCCGTGCTCTCCAACGCCGCGAAAAAACGCCGCGAAGCCATCGACTCGTACAAGCAAGCCGGGCGTGATATTTTGCTTGAAAAAGAAATGGCCGAGCTGGCGATTATTTCGAGCTATTTACCGCAGCCGTTTTCGCCGGAAGAGCTGGCGCAGGTCATCGACGCGGCGATCAAGGAAACCGGCGCGGCAACCGCCGCCGATCTCGGCAGGGTGATGGGAAAAATTATGCCGCAAATCAAAGGACGGGCTGACGGCAAGCTGGCGCAACAAATGGTTCGCGAGCGGCTGGGCGGCTAA
- a CDS encoding ribose-phosphate pyrophosphokinase — protein MQHPRLFSGRAHPELAQRIAAYLNLELGKNEFQEFSDGETWVKFCENIRGQDVFIIQPTCAPARNLLELLIMIDAAKRASARRITAVMPYFGYARQDRKDQPRVSITAKLVANLLTTAGANRILTMDLHAPQIQGFFDIPVDHLYSATIFADYFRSKKIPDLVVVSPDIGGSHLARAYAKRLNAPIAVVDKRRPRPNAVEMTNVIGNVEGMNALLIDDICDTGGTLTMAAAKLKERGAKKVLAACTHAILSGPAVERLVNSVIDELVVSDSVPIDKSKQYERMKILSVGELFGRAIMRIHNEESISLLFD, from the coding sequence CTGCAACATCCGCGGCTTTTTTCTGGCCGCGCGCATCCTGAGTTGGCGCAAAGGATTGCGGCTTATCTCAATCTCGAATTGGGGAAAAATGAGTTTCAAGAATTTAGCGACGGGGAAACCTGGGTGAAGTTTTGCGAGAACATTCGCGGGCAGGATGTTTTCATCATTCAGCCGACCTGTGCGCCGGCGCGGAATCTGCTCGAGTTGCTGATCATGATCGATGCGGCGAAGCGGGCCTCGGCGCGCCGCATCACCGCCGTCATGCCTTATTTCGGTTATGCCCGGCAGGATCGCAAGGATCAACCGCGAGTTTCCATCACCGCGAAATTGGTGGCGAATCTGCTCACCACCGCCGGCGCCAATCGCATTTTGACGATGGATTTGCACGCCCCGCAGATTCAGGGGTTTTTCGATATTCCGGTGGATCACCTGTATTCGGCGACGATTTTTGCCGATTATTTCCGGTCCAAAAAAATTCCGGATTTGGTGGTGGTGTCGCCGGATATCGGCGGCTCGCATTTGGCGCGCGCCTACGCCAAACGCCTGAACGCGCCCATTGCCGTGGTCGACAAACGACGCCCGCGTCCGAATGCCGTTGAGATGACAAATGTCATCGGCAACGTTGAAGGCATGAACGCTTTGCTCATTGATGACATTTGCGATACCGGCGGCACTTTGACAATGGCGGCCGCCAAACTGAAAGAACGTGGCGCGAAAAAAGTGTTGGCGGCCTGCACGCACGCGATTCTTTCCGGGCCGGCGGTTGAGCGCCTGGTGAATTCCGTGATCGATGAGCTGGTCGTCAGTGATTCCGTGCCCATCGACAAATCGAAGCAATATGAACGGATGAAGATTCTCTCGGTCGGTGAATTGTTCGGTCGCGCGATCATGCGCATTCATAATGAAGAATCGATCAGTTTGCTTTTTGATTAG
- a CDS encoding inositol monophosphatase: protein MSPQHLLDTAITAAQAGGEKLLAMASRHETLRIETKTEADFVTVADRAAEETIVKHLLAAFPDHHILAEEQTHVETGEKTSASSTSVQWIIDPLDGTTNYIHGVPNFSVSIAARQNAEVIAGVVWDPLQRELFTATKGGGAFLNGKPIHVSATARLRDGLIATGFPFRVRHFLDSYCRMFKDFLQAARDLRRFGSAALDLAYVAAGRFDGFWEYCLNPWDFAAGALLVREAGGEISGFSANENFWGTGNIVASNGKLHQAMLEIILKHHRA from the coding sequence ATGTCACCTCAACACCTGCTTGACACCGCCATCACCGCCGCTCAGGCCGGCGGCGAGAAGTTGCTGGCAATGGCTTCACGCCATGAAACCCTGCGCATCGAAACCAAAACCGAAGCGGATTTCGTCACCGTCGCCGACCGGGCCGCCGAAGAAACGATCGTAAAGCACCTGCTGGCGGCTTTTCCGGATCATCACATTCTTGCCGAGGAGCAAACACACGTCGAAACTGGCGAAAAAACCTCGGCATCCTCGACGAGCGTACAGTGGATCATCGATCCGCTCGACGGCACGACGAATTATATTCACGGCGTGCCGAATTTTTCCGTTTCCATAGCGGCCCGGCAAAATGCCGAGGTCATCGCCGGCGTCGTTTGGGATCCTTTGCAGCGCGAGCTTTTTACCGCGACGAAGGGCGGCGGGGCGTTTCTCAACGGCAAGCCCATTCACGTTTCTGCCACCGCGCGCTTGCGCGACGGTCTGATTGCCACCGGCTTCCCCTTTCGCGTGCGGCATTTTCTCGATTCTTATTGTCGCATGTTCAAGGATTTTTTGCAGGCGGCGCGCGACCTGCGCCGCTTCGGCTCTGCGGCGCTCGACCTCGCCTACGTCGCCGCCGGCCGCTTTGACGGCTTCTGGGAGTATTGTCTGAATCCCTGGGATTTTGCCGCCGGCGCCCTGCTCGTGCGCGAGGCCGGAGGAGAGATCAGCGGCTTCAGCGCGAACGAAAATTTTTGGGGAACCGGAAATATTGTGGCGAGCAACGGCAAGCTCCATCAAGCGATGCTGGAGATCATTCTTAAACATCACCGCGCATGA
- a CDS encoding DUF4058 family protein has product MPNPFPGMDPWLERPSLWPDVHDNLIIRLQSALAPLLRPRYYVAVQQRTVIAVVPPDPHPIFPDLALVERDKSSPGREYSAAPGEPIIVEVPAPETITEDYLEVVEMANDEVVTVIEILSPSNKRTGEDRQAYISKRKKIFRAQINLVEIDLLRDWPPMPFTFLQTNGHLSHYRILIKRGESARHALLYPFGVRDSIPIFRLPLQPGDNEPPVCLGEVLKKTYDECGYDLRIDYSRPPEPPLSDADAQWAAEILGRKMMIS; this is encoded by the coding sequence ATGCCAAACCCTTTTCCCGGGATGGATCCGTGGCTGGAGCGTCCCAGCCTTTGGCCGGATGTTCATGACAACTTGATTATAAGGTTGCAAAGCGCGCTTGCGCCGCTGCTGCGCCCGAGGTATTATGTCGCCGTACAACAACGCACAGTCATCGCTGTTGTACCCCCTGATCCTCATCCTATTTTTCCGGACTTAGCTCTCGTCGAACGTGATAAATCTTCTCCAGGCAGAGAATATTCGGCGGCTCCCGGCGAGCCAATTATCGTTGAAGTGCCGGCGCCAGAAACCATTACGGAAGATTATTTGGAAGTCGTAGAAATGGCCAACGACGAAGTCGTTACTGTCATTGAAATTCTTTCCCCGAGCAATAAACGCACCGGCGAAGACCGTCAGGCCTATATATCCAAGCGTAAAAAAATTTTCCGCGCACAGATAAACCTTGTCGAAATTGACTTGTTGCGTGATTGGCCGCCCATGCCTTTTACCTTCCTGCAAACGAACGGCCACTTGAGTCATTATCGGATTCTCATCAAGCGAGGGGAAAGCGCCCGTCACGCCCTTCTTTATCCTTTTGGCGTGCGTGATTCGATTCCGATTTTTCGACTGCCCCTGCAACCGGGTGATAATGAGCCGCCAGTTTGCCTCGGTGAGGTGCTTAAAAAAACTTATGATGAATGCGGATATGACCTTCGTATCGACTATAGCCGGCCGCCGGAACCACCTTTGAGCGACGCCGATGCGCAGTGGGCCGCGGAAATTTTAGGTAGGAAAATGATGATTTCCTGA
- the ispE gene encoding 4-(cytidine 5'-diphospho)-2-C-methyl-D-erythritol kinase, translating into MKAWCVPAFAKINLGLRILGKRPDGYHDLETLFLQIDLGDRLFFEKTAGGRFELTCNKPDIPVDESNLCSRAYQLIADTAKRQLGVRLHLEKNIPAGAGLGGGSSDAAITLIALNRLFALNFSNDTLYQLARQLGSDVPFFLIGGLCLGRGRGEILVPRAALPKFCILLVTPPVVVSTAWAYQNYNKLGLTKTQKNRKLPSSNIEQLTGQELAEICQNDLETAVFEKYEELAAIKAQLENSGAFVASMTGSGSAMYGLFHTPQDAESRKQLFKNCNTFVTRPIRWGIPQVYHMQY; encoded by the coding sequence ATGAAAGCCTGGTGTGTGCCGGCGTTCGCCAAGATCAATCTTGGGCTGCGCATTCTTGGCAAGCGGCCCGATGGGTATCATGATTTGGAAACGCTTTTTCTCCAAATCGATCTGGGGGATCGCTTGTTCTTTGAAAAAACGGCCGGAGGCCGTTTCGAATTGACGTGCAACAAGCCGGATATTCCGGTGGATGAGTCCAATCTTTGCTCGCGAGCTTATCAATTAATTGCCGACACCGCGAAGCGCCAACTTGGCGTGCGTTTGCATCTTGAAAAAAATATTCCCGCCGGCGCCGGATTGGGCGGCGGCAGCAGTGATGCGGCGATCACCCTCATTGCGCTCAACCGGCTCTTTGCATTGAATTTTTCAAATGACACGTTGTATCAACTTGCCAGGCAGCTTGGCTCTGATGTACCCTTCTTTTTGATCGGCGGCTTGTGTTTGGGGCGCGGTCGCGGCGAAATTCTCGTGCCTCGCGCCGCCTTGCCGAAGTTTTGTATACTTTTGGTCACACCGCCGGTGGTGGTCTCTACCGCATGGGCATACCAAAATTACAACAAATTAGGCTTGACAAAAACGCAAAAGAATCGTAAATTACCAAGCTCAAACATTGAGCAATTGACAGGCCAGGAACTCGCGGAAATCTGTCAAAATGATCTTGAAACCGCAGTCTTTGAAAAGTATGAGGAGCTGGCAGCAATCAAGGCGCAGCTTGAGAACAGCGGCGCTTTCGTGGCAAGCATGACCGGCAGTGGATCGGCCATGTATGGCTTGTTCCATACTCCGCAGGATGCAGAAAGCCGCAAGCAGCTTTTCAAAAATTGTAACACGTTTGTGACGAGACCGATTCGATGGGGTATACCGCAAGTATACCATATGCAGTACTGA
- the pth gene encoding aminoacyl-tRNA hydrolase — translation MSEKHLIVGLGNPGPRYANTRHNVGFKVVERLAERLQLSFRPGKGDYLLASGATILLMKPLTFMNNSGLAVRHAADDFGLECSRILIVLDDHQLPLGKLRLRTSGSDGGHNGLASVIQHLGTQEIPRLRLGIGAEFAKGEMADYVLSAFSKEEQKRLPEIYDRAVEAALSFINDGVQQAMNKFNT, via the coding sequence ATGTCAGAAAAGCATCTTATAGTTGGCCTGGGAAATCCAGGCCCGCGTTATGCAAACACGCGCCACAACGTCGGGTTCAAGGTTGTCGAGCGGCTTGCTGAGCGGCTGCAGCTCAGCTTTCGGCCGGGCAAAGGTGATTATTTGCTCGCTTCCGGGGCGACGATTTTGCTGATGAAACCGCTCACCTTCATGAACAACAGCGGGCTTGCCGTGCGCCATGCGGCCGATGATTTCGGCCTCGAGTGTTCGCGTATTCTGATTGTTCTTGACGACCATCAATTGCCGCTGGGGAAATTACGCTTGCGCACCAGCGGCAGTGATGGCGGGCACAACGGCTTGGCGTCGGTGATTCAGCATCTCGGGACGCAAGAAATCCCGCGTTTGCGGCTCGGCATCGGCGCCGAGTTCGCGAAAGGCGAAATGGCTGATTATGTGTTGTCGGCCTTTTCCAAGGAAGAGCAGAAGCGGCTGCCGGAAATTTACGACCGCGCCGTTGAAGCTGCTCTCAGCTTCATTAACGATGGCGTGCAACAAGCGATGAACAAATTTAATACCTAA
- a CDS encoding SpoVG family protein, which produces MEITEITVSVRDEDKLKAFVNVTFDDCFVVRGMKVIKGAGGYFVSMPSRKMSDGTYRDIAHPITNEFREKVENAIIEAYKAEMRRNGQEP; this is translated from the coding sequence ATGGAAATTACGGAGATCACGGTCAGTGTTCGGGACGAGGACAAGCTGAAAGCATTCGTGAATGTGACGTTTGATGACTGTTTCGTCGTGCGCGGGATGAAAGTCATCAAAGGGGCGGGAGGGTATTTCGTCAGCATGCCCAGTCGCAAAATGAGTGATGGAACCTATCGCGATATTGCTCATCCGATCACCAATGAGTTTCGTGAGAAGGTTGAGAACGCGATCATCGAGGCGTACAAAGCGGAAATGCGTCGCAATGGTCAAGAACCTTGA
- a CDS encoding endonuclease MutS2 produces the protein MRTRTHSGDDEAALAPSPLDSPVVFSSSPDGVIELLELDKILEQIAEAALSPIGAEEIRALRPSNDIREIQNRLDEATEMRAILDYDDHFPLTNIPDLRPALQHLRIAGRALEIRQFIDFAHFLGGLRRVRSYLAARREKYPLLAAIAQPLTPLQDIETQIENAISFTDGSVKDSASPVLSRLRKEIRRAMAETRERLQNILKKLAARDMLQEELITMREGRLVLMIKNEYRQRVPGLVHDQSASGRTLFVEPMESVESNNRIRQLQGAEREEVERILLELSNRLRQHLPALQTNLARLVQLDVIHAKAHFSRQLACHAPQLRTESALKLSGARHPLLLLTAEKRKARDSVVPLDLELGGDTLTLILTGPNAGGKTVALKTVGLLALMTNCGLHIPAQPESLMPIFRRIFVDIGDRQSIEEDLSTFTSHTARVVEILRQAQAGDLVLLDEIGAGTDPEAGAALAMAILQELTQRRCMTIVTTHHGALKTFAHETPGVVNGSMAFDGETLRPTYQFRPGVPGASYAFEIAERLGLQKEVIETAAQFVGKEKGKVENLLAELNVKLLEQRKTTEKIKLEEARLAALTKLYEERVNALKAQERGLKQKAVAESEAILQRANATIEKAVREIREQAASREAIQSAKQALQAAQNEIAAEKRRVSLEPPAPDQPLAEVLPGMKVKWLKQNTVATVLEAPDSSRRVLLEVGSLRARVPLSELRLDETPAAGHLESLPKISGFDSPAQVPEIDLRGMRVDEALAAVDKFLDGALLAGWQEVRLIHGKGTGALRQSIGNFLKKHPQTQRFHEAAMGEGDYGVTVVELK, from the coding sequence ATGCGTACCCGAACTCATTCCGGCGATGACGAAGCCGCCCTCGCTCCCTCCCCACTCGATTCGCCTGTCGTTTTTTCATCCTCTCCCGATGGCGTCATCGAGCTTTTAGAGCTCGACAAAATTCTCGAACAAATTGCCGAGGCCGCGCTGTCGCCGATCGGTGCCGAGGAAATTCGCGCCCTGCGTCCAAGCAACGATATTCGCGAAATTCAAAACCGGCTCGACGAGGCAACGGAGATGCGAGCGATTCTGGATTACGATGATCATTTTCCACTGACCAACATTCCCGATCTTCGTCCGGCCTTGCAGCATTTGCGCATCGCCGGCCGGGCGTTGGAAATTCGCCAGTTCATCGACTTCGCGCACTTTCTCGGCGGCCTGCGGCGAGTGCGCAGCTATCTTGCGGCGCGCCGCGAAAAGTATCCGCTGCTGGCGGCCATCGCGCAGCCGCTGACGCCATTGCAGGATATTGAAACACAGATTGAAAATGCCATCAGCTTTACCGACGGCAGCGTGAAAGACTCGGCCAGCCCGGTGCTGTCGCGCTTGCGAAAAGAAATCCGCCGCGCCATGGCCGAGACCCGCGAGCGCTTGCAAAATATTCTGAAAAAATTAGCGGCGCGCGACATGCTGCAAGAAGAATTGATTACCATGCGCGAGGGCCGGCTGGTGTTGATGATCAAAAATGAATACCGCCAGCGTGTTCCCGGCCTCGTTCACGATCAATCCGCCAGCGGCCGCACACTTTTTGTCGAGCCGATGGAATCGGTGGAATCCAACAACCGCATTCGCCAACTGCAAGGCGCCGAGCGTGAGGAAGTTGAACGCATTTTGCTTGAGCTATCCAACCGTTTGCGCCAGCATCTGCCGGCACTCCAAACCAATCTGGCGCGGCTGGTTCAACTCGACGTCATTCACGCCAAAGCGCATTTTTCGCGGCAGCTTGCTTGTCACGCGCCACAGTTGCGAACCGAGAGTGCGCTCAAACTATCCGGCGCGCGTCATCCGTTGCTGCTGCTCACCGCCGAAAAACGAAAAGCCCGTGACAGCGTCGTGCCGCTCGATCTCGAATTGGGCGGCGACACCCTCACCCTCATTCTCACCGGCCCAAACGCCGGCGGCAAAACCGTGGCCTTGAAAACCGTTGGCCTGCTGGCTTTAATGACCAACTGCGGATTGCACATTCCCGCGCAGCCGGAAAGCTTGATGCCGATTTTCCGTCGCATCTTTGTCGATATTGGCGACCGGCAATCCATCGAGGAAGATTTATCGACGTTCACCTCGCATACGGCGCGGGTGGTGGAAATTCTGCGGCAGGCGCAAGCCGGCGATCTCGTGCTCCTGGATGAAATCGGCGCCGGCACCGATCCGGAGGCGGGGGCGGCGCTGGCGATGGCCATCTTGCAGGAACTCACGCAACGGCGCTGCATGACGATTGTGACGACGCATCATGGCGCGTTGAAAACTTTTGCGCACGAGACTCCCGGCGTCGTCAACGGCTCGATGGCGTTCGACGGCGAAACGCTGCGGCCAACGTATCAATTTCGCCCCGGCGTGCCCGGCGCCAGTTATGCGTTTGAAATTGCGGAAAGGCTGGGTTTGCAAAAAGAGGTGATCGAAACCGCCGCGCAATTTGTCGGCAAGGAAAAAGGCAAAGTTGAAAACTTGTTGGCCGAGCTGAATGTCAAATTACTCGAACAGCGCAAAACCACGGAAAAAATTAAACTCGAGGAGGCGCGACTCGCGGCGCTGACGAAACTGTATGAAGAGCGCGTTAACGCACTGAAAGCGCAGGAGCGCGGGCTGAAGCAAAAAGCCGTCGCCGAATCCGAAGCGATTTTGCAACGCGCCAATGCGACGATCGAAAAAGCCGTGCGCGAAATTCGCGAGCAGGCGGCGAGCCGCGAAGCGATTCAAAGCGCAAAACAAGCCTTGCAAGCTGCGCAAAACGAAATCGCCGCGGAAAAGCGCCGGGTGAGTCTCGAACCACCGGCGCCGGATCAGCCGCTGGCAGAGGTGCTGCCCGGCATGAAAGTCAAATGGCTCAAACAAAACACCGTCGCCACTGTGCTGGAAGCGCCAGATTCTTCACGGCGTGTTTTATTGGAAGTGGGCAGCTTGCGCGCCCGCGTGCCGCTCTCGGAGTTGCGCTTAGATGAAACGCCGGCGGCAGGGCATTTGGAATCATTGCCGAAAATCAGCGGCTTCGACTCGCCGGCCCAAGTGCCGGAAATTGATTTACGCGGCATGAGGGTGGACGAGGCGCTGGCGGCGGTCGATAAATTTTTGGATGGCGCGCTGTTGGCGGGATGGCAGGAAGTGCGGCTGATTCACGGAAAAGGCACCGGCGCCTTGCGGCAAAGCATCGGAAATTTTTTGAAAAAACATCCGCAGACCCAGCGCTTTCATGAAGCGGCGATGGGCGAGGGCGATTACGGCGTTACGGTCGTGGAATTGAAATAA
- a CDS encoding CvpA family protein, which translates to MAVEVSYADFTIIALMIIFGFEGYRAGFFKGILSISGFFFALVIAVVILPYSARFYNFVIELPANISIIMGFTTIFVLLLLLYALFLQWVHSIMKMEVVDWFNRISGTIIGLYKGLLTVSLLSLGFSLFPMPDLVKSTEARSVFMIPVKYVAPYNYNYIRKLNPYTPSFEETLKKTFAQMEKEPDEVATILLQEFGKRFLEKSVTNKR; encoded by the coding sequence ATGGCTGTCGAAGTTAGCTACGCTGATTTCACGATCATTGCTTTAATGATCATTTTCGGATTTGAAGGATACCGCGCAGGATTCTTTAAGGGAATTTTAAGCATCAGCGGCTTTTTCTTCGCGCTGGTCATCGCCGTGGTTATCCTGCCTTATTCCGCGCGATTCTACAACTTTGTCATCGAGCTGCCCGCCAATATCAGCATCATCATGGGCTTTACGACCATCTTCGTTTTGCTGCTTTTGCTCTACGCGCTCTTTTTGCAATGGGTGCATTCGATTATGAAAATGGAAGTGGTCGATTGGTTCAACCGCATCTCCGGCACCATCATCGGCTTGTATAAAGGCCTGCTCACGGTCAGCCTGCTGTCGCTGGGTTTTTCGCTTTTTCCCATGCCGGATTTGGTGAAATCCACGGAAGCGCGGAGCGTGTTCATGATCCCGGTCAAATACGTGGCGCCGTATAATTACAACTACATCCGCAAGCTCAATCCCTACACGCCTTCATTCGAAGAAACGTTGAAAAAAACATTTGCGCAAATGGAGAAAGAACCCGATGAGGTGGCGACGATTCTCCTCCAGGAATTCGGCAAGCGTTTTCTGGAAAAGAGTGTAACCAACAAGCGGTAA
- the rpsF gene encoding 30S ribosomal protein S6, whose protein sequence is MKLYETTVVIDSTLKADEVRSQNDKIVNFISNHGGNVVKVDDWGKRRLAYEIKKKQYGFYLQVRFSGPEALPQLLEREYRLNESILRYLTVKVDPLVLKEEQRAQKAAVDESEVEAWDEIPVDVEDEEPVS, encoded by the coding sequence TTGAAGCTCTACGAAACCACGGTTGTGATTGATTCCACCTTGAAAGCTGATGAAGTTCGCAGTCAAAACGACAAGATTGTCAATTTCATTTCCAATCATGGCGGTAACGTCGTCAAAGTGGACGATTGGGGCAAACGCCGACTCGCTTATGAAATCAAGAAGAAGCAATACGGCTTTTATCTGCAGGTGCGTTTCAGCGGCCCGGAAGCATTACCGCAGCTTTTAGAGCGGGAGTATCGCCTCAATGAATCCATCCTGCGTTATTTGACGGTCAAGGTCGATCCGCTCGTTTTAAAAGAAGAACAGAGGGCCCAAAAAGCCGCAGTGGATGAAAGCGAGGTCGAAGCCTGGGATGAAATTCCTGTCGATGTCGAGGATGAAGAACCGGTTTCTTGA
- the rpsU gene encoding 30S ribosomal protein S21 codes for MPSVRVRENESFEKALRRFTKACEKTGLLSEIKKHQHFEKPSERRKRKLEAARRKQRRLMRLEKQ; via the coding sequence ATGCCGAGCGTCCGTGTGCGCGAAAATGAAAGCTTTGAAAAAGCGCTTCGCCGTTTTACCAAAGCCTGCGAGAAAACCGGTTTGCTGTCCGAAATCAAAAAGCATCAACATTTTGAAAAACCCAGCGAACGCCGCAAGCGCAAGCTCGAGGCCGCGCGCCGCAAGCAGCGCCGCTTGATGCGCCTGGAAAAACAATAA
- a CDS encoding 50S ribosomal protein L25, whose protein sequence is MAEAVLNLSLRQEVGKKGARHIRRTGAIPGIFYIHGQDSIPVTVDEKALRTVIVSKANLVDLKFDNGRKEKCVIREVQWDPLTSRPLHVDLMGIKLTEKVRVKVAVRLVGSSVGVKEGGILQMMLRELEIECLPLDIPEDIPIDVSSLKIQDTVHVGDVKLERVRILNDPAQVIASVLPPKVEEAPSAEAPAEEKAEPEVIGRKKEEAEGEAAEGKGKGEGKGKEEKKEKEKK, encoded by the coding sequence ATGGCAGAAGCTGTATTGAATTTGTCTCTGCGACAAGAAGTTGGCAAGAAAGGCGCGCGGCACATACGCCGCACCGGCGCCATTCCCGGCATTTTTTATATTCACGGCCAGGATTCGATTCCCGTCACCGTGGATGAAAAAGCCCTGCGTACGGTGATCGTGAGCAAGGCCAATCTCGTTGATCTGAAATTCGACAATGGCAGAAAAGAAAAGTGCGTCATTCGTGAAGTGCAATGGGACCCGCTCACCAGTCGGCCGCTGCACGTCGATCTCATGGGGATCAAGCTCACTGAAAAAGTCAGAGTCAAAGTGGCGGTGCGTTTGGTAGGATCGTCGGTCGGCGTCAAAGAAGGCGGCATCCTGCAAATGATGTTGCGCGAGCTTGAAATCGAATGTTTGCCGTTGGATATTCCGGAAGATATTCCGATTGACGTTAGCAGCTTGAAAATTCAAGACACGGTTCATGTCGGCGATGTCAAGCTCGAGCGGGTCAGGATTTTGAATGATCCGGCGCAGGTGATTGCCAGTGTGTTGCCGCCGAAGGTTGAAGAAGCGCCGTCGGCAGAAGCGCCAGCCGAAGAGAAGGCCGAACCGGAAGTCATTGGCCGCAAGAAGGAAGAAGCTGAGGGCGAGGCCGCCGAAGGCAAAGGTAAAGGCGAAGGCAAGGGCAAGGAAGAAAAGAAAGAAAAAGAGAAGAAGTAA
- a CDS encoding DUF4351 domain-containing protein yields the protein MQEIDQAFKIIMALKPACFLDLLFGRKRKIQFRTIADSQINVPELRVDKALLVKAGRRYFYLLYEAMLHPKPGELPKFALKTLGMQYTLRRPAIAVIVYLEKGKYTSFPEGFENRFGALSNRFMLSKILLWEHEARILSGELKELAPFLPLFYKCPDPGIMEVQQQLLKKVSDPKLRADLLATTIVVDIRAFGERVALSQFHKEVNMLKESRLIKGWLTESWKEGERRGERRGERRGERRGKLTVLQKLLNQKVGGLSPELLLKIQRLNNNQLDHLSMMLLKINSQEELRAWLNNGASRTARKK from the coding sequence ATGCAAGAAATCGATCAGGCATTCAAAATCATAATGGCATTAAAGCCGGCTTGCTTTTTGGATCTGCTCTTTGGCAGAAAGCGAAAAATTCAATTTCGCACGATTGCGGATTCTCAAATTAATGTGCCTGAGCTCCGTGTCGACAAAGCCCTTTTGGTCAAAGCCGGAAGGCGGTATTTTTACCTCCTTTACGAGGCGATGCTCCACCCCAAACCGGGTGAGCTGCCAAAATTCGCGCTTAAAACCCTTGGCATGCAATACACTCTCAGGCGACCGGCAATCGCTGTCATCGTCTACCTTGAAAAAGGAAAATACACCTCGTTCCCGGAGGGCTTTGAAAATCGGTTTGGCGCCCTTTCAAATCGATTCATGCTGAGCAAAATTTTGTTGTGGGAGCATGAGGCAAGAATTTTGAGCGGCGAATTGAAAGAGTTGGCGCCCTTTCTCCCTTTGTTTTACAAGTGCCCGGATCCGGGAATCATGGAGGTCCAGCAGCAACTATTAAAGAAAGTCTCGGATCCCAAACTACGAGCCGACCTGCTTGCAACCACTATCGTCGTTGATATTCGTGCCTTTGGTGAGCGGGTTGCGCTTTCTCAATTTCACAAGGAGGTCAACATGCTTAAAGAGTCTCGTTTAATTAAAGGCTGGCTGACCGAAAGCTGGAAAGAAGGTGAGCGTCGGGGTGAGCGTCGGGGTGAGCGTCGGGGTGAGCGTAGAGGCAAGCTGACAGTTCTGCAAAAACTATTGAACCAGAAGGTTGGCGGGCTGTCGCCCGAGCTCTTGTTGAAAATACAGAGGCTTAATAACAACCAATTGGATCATCTTAGCATGATGTTGCTCAAGATCAATAGCCAGGAAGAGCTGCGAGCCTGGTTGAATAATGGCGCTTCCAGAACGGCTCGAAAAAAGTAA